A genomic window from Agrobacterium tumefaciens includes:
- a CDS encoding methyl-accepting chemotaxis protein, whose product MSHFSKFGLDASAVLEALNRSQAIIEFDLTGKVLKANDNFCKAIGYSQNEIVGLHHRTFLSAEDAASASYKAFWEKLSRGEHDKGQYRRRAKSGADIWIEASYNPVFRFGKPYKVVKIATDITAIKRQSADDNGKLAALSRAQAMIEFSPDGTILSANENFLEAMGYQAQEIIGKNHSMFCEPSYARSTEYRTFWEELRTGRFSTGQFMRLGKDGKRIFIQASYNPILDDRGQVFKVAKFAFDVSDRVHAVEELGAALERLSQCNIRVTLDKPFVGEFEGLRRDFNKSIAEFQKTLENVLGQTGDLTRSSQEVSEASVNLAERSREQAVALEETSAALEEITATVRSSTENMKETRKLVQSARTSTVASTEVVERTVDAMQRIETASREISQIIGVIDEIAFQTNLLALNAGVEAARAGDAGKGFAVVAQEVRELAQRSANAAKEIKALINNSGSEVLEGVRLVGETGEALKQIDALVRHIDGNVEMISKAADEQAVGISEINKAVNRLDRMTQENAAMSARTTAISATLAQGADVLAQLVSLFKLNRRNVQREDGSSVRSEFSNAGRRDQQAGRAAA is encoded by the coding sequence ATGTCTCACTTTTCTAAATTTGGTTTGGATGCATCTGCAGTGCTGGAAGCCCTGAACCGCTCACAGGCCATCATCGAGTTTGATCTGACCGGCAAGGTTCTCAAAGCGAACGATAATTTCTGCAAGGCCATCGGCTATAGCCAAAACGAGATCGTCGGGCTCCATCACCGCACGTTCCTTTCCGCCGAAGATGCGGCGTCTGCGTCGTACAAGGCTTTCTGGGAAAAACTGTCGCGCGGCGAGCACGACAAGGGGCAATATCGCCGGCGCGCGAAAAGCGGCGCGGATATCTGGATCGAAGCCTCCTACAATCCGGTCTTCCGTTTCGGCAAACCCTACAAGGTCGTCAAGATTGCGACCGACATTACGGCCATCAAGCGCCAGAGCGCCGATGACAACGGCAAGCTCGCGGCACTCTCCCGTGCCCAGGCCATGATCGAGTTTTCGCCGGATGGAACGATCCTCAGCGCCAACGAAAATTTCCTCGAAGCGATGGGATATCAGGCGCAGGAGATCATCGGCAAGAACCACTCCATGTTCTGCGAACCTTCTTATGCCAGGTCGACGGAATACCGCACCTTCTGGGAAGAACTGCGAACCGGCCGTTTCTCCACCGGCCAGTTCATGCGGCTTGGCAAGGATGGCAAACGCATCTTCATCCAGGCATCGTATAATCCAATCCTCGATGATCGGGGGCAGGTCTTCAAGGTTGCCAAATTCGCCTTTGACGTGTCGGACCGGGTGCATGCCGTGGAAGAGCTCGGCGCGGCGCTGGAGCGACTTTCCCAATGCAACATCCGCGTCACGCTGGACAAGCCGTTCGTCGGCGAGTTCGAGGGGCTGCGGCGGGACTTCAACAAGTCCATCGCGGAATTCCAGAAGACGCTGGAGAATGTTCTCGGCCAGACCGGTGACCTGACCCGCAGCAGCCAGGAAGTGAGTGAAGCCTCCGTCAATCTTGCCGAGCGCTCCCGCGAGCAGGCGGTGGCGCTGGAAGAGACCTCGGCAGCGCTTGAAGAGATAACCGCGACGGTTCGCTCGTCCACCGAGAACATGAAAGAGACACGCAAACTCGTGCAGAGCGCGCGGACATCCACGGTAGCCTCCACGGAAGTGGTCGAGCGGACGGTGGATGCGATGCAGCGCATCGAGACGGCATCGCGCGAAATCAGCCAGATCATCGGTGTTATCGACGAGATTGCTTTCCAGACCAACCTTCTGGCGCTGAATGCCGGCGTTGAGGCGGCGCGGGCGGGTGATGCCGGCAAGGGCTTTGCCGTCGTGGCGCAGGAAGTGCGCGAACTTGCGCAGCGTTCCGCCAATGCCGCCAAGGAAATCAAGGCGCTCATCAACAATTCCGGCAGCGAGGTTCTCGAAGGCGTCAGGCTGGTCGGCGAGACCGGCGAGGCGCTGAAGCAGATCGACGCGCTGGTCAGACACATCGACGGCAATGTCGAGATGATTTCAAAGGCGGCCGACGAACAGGCCGTTGGCATCAGCGAAATCAACAAGGCGGTCAACCGGCTCGACCGGATGACGCAGGAAAATGCGGCGATGAGCGCGCGCACCACCGCAATCAGCGCCACGCTGGCTCAGGGTGCCGATGTGCTTGCGCAGCTTGTCAGCCTGTTCAAACTGAACCGCCGTAACGTTCAGCGTGAAGACGGATCGTCCGTCCGGTCGGAATTTTCAAATGCCGGCCGGCGCGATCAACAGGCGGGGCGCGCTGCGGCGTGA
- a CDS encoding NAD(P)/FAD-dependent oxidoreductase — translation MTKTLKCDVLVIGTGIIGSMAALYLQNAGREVVLLERGEVARGASSGNAGILAFPEIIPIPSPGIMKKAPRWLFDPLGPLSVPPAYAAKIAPWLWRFWRASAERNFRHGLRVLSEINRLAANEMAHVAAMPELSSFVSKTGTLDLYDSEASLNAAARDWDEKQRAGFSFERVGRNEIDELQPGLAPQFRHAMFSPDGLQVSDPFDFTRAIFDLVIARGASLRKGEAERIDAVGESTIVTLENGDKIDADRVVVACGAWSKKLAATLGNIVPLETERGYNTTLPASAFNLTRQLYFNDHGFVVTPLSSGIRIGGAVELGGLELEPNFKRSEAMLKKAGRFLPGLKMEGGTQWMGFRPSMPDCLPVISTARTTPSVIYAFGHGHLGLTQSAATARLVTQLANGEETTISVDPFRPGRFS, via the coding sequence ATGACCAAAACCCTGAAATGCGACGTGCTAGTGATCGGCACCGGCATTATCGGTTCCATGGCGGCGCTTTACCTGCAAAATGCCGGACGTGAGGTTGTTCTTCTGGAACGCGGCGAAGTTGCCCGCGGCGCAAGTTCCGGCAATGCCGGCATCCTGGCCTTTCCGGAAATCATCCCCATACCCTCACCTGGCATCATGAAGAAAGCACCACGCTGGCTTTTCGATCCGCTCGGCCCGCTCAGCGTGCCACCAGCCTATGCCGCAAAGATTGCCCCCTGGCTCTGGCGTTTCTGGCGTGCCAGCGCCGAGCGCAACTTTCGTCATGGGCTGAGGGTACTCAGCGAGATCAACCGGCTGGCCGCCAATGAAATGGCGCATGTCGCCGCCATGCCGGAGCTTTCATCCTTCGTTTCAAAAACCGGTACACTCGATCTCTATGACAGCGAAGCAAGCTTGAATGCCGCGGCAAGGGACTGGGATGAGAAGCAACGCGCGGGTTTCTCCTTTGAGCGTGTCGGCCGTAATGAAATAGACGAACTGCAGCCGGGCCTTGCCCCGCAGTTCCGCCATGCCATGTTCTCCCCTGATGGCCTGCAGGTCTCCGACCCCTTTGATTTCACCCGCGCCATTTTCGATCTGGTGATTGCCCGCGGCGCAAGCCTGCGCAAGGGTGAGGCGGAACGCATCGACGCCGTTGGTGAAAGCACGATCGTCACCCTGGAAAATGGCGACAAGATCGATGCCGACAGGGTGGTAGTCGCCTGCGGCGCCTGGTCGAAGAAACTTGCCGCGACGCTTGGCAATATCGTGCCGCTGGAAACCGAGCGCGGTTACAACACCACCCTGCCCGCAAGCGCCTTCAACCTGACGCGCCAGCTCTATTTCAACGATCACGGCTTTGTCGTGACACCGCTTTCTTCAGGCATCCGCATCGGCGGCGCGGTCGAGCTCGGTGGGCTGGAGCTGGAGCCGAACTTCAAACGGTCGGAAGCGATGCTGAAAAAGGCGGGGCGCTTCCTGCCGGGTCTCAAGATGGAAGGCGGAACGCAATGGATGGGTTTCCGCCCGTCAATGCCGGACTGTCTTCCCGTCATCAGCACCGCGCGTACCACACCCTCCGTCATCTACGCCTTCGGCCATGGCCATCTGGGACTGACGCAATCAGCTGCCACTGCCCGCCTCGTGACCCAGCTGGCGAACGGCGAAGAGACCACGATTTCGGTCGATCCTTTCCGACCGGGGCGTTTTTCGTAA
- a CDS encoding aa3-type cytochrome c oxidase subunit IV has translation MSEHHTGPVEVGAEMNYAEHEKTYNGFLALTKYGTMLLCVLMLAMVAGFFASAGFLGGLIVFLVLSAAGFILLR, from the coding sequence ATGAGCGAACACCACACAGGCCCGGTCGAAGTTGGTGCCGAGATGAATTACGCCGAGCATGAAAAGACCTATAACGGTTTTCTGGCTTTGACGAAATACGGCACCATGCTTCTGTGCGTGCTGATGCTGGCCATGGTCGCTGGTTTCTTCGCGTCCGCAGGTTTTCTTGGCGGCCTTATCGTGTTTCTCGTGCTTTCTGCCGCAGGCTTTATTCTGCTGCGCTGA
- a CDS encoding TRAP transporter small permease subunit, which produces MKIFLGISRAVDTVTTVIGQSVSWLLLAAVLISATNAVVRKMFDMSSNAWLEVQWYLYGTVFMLAAAYALLKNEHVRIDILSSTWSKRTRDIVDFVLHIIFLVPFAGLMTYLAWPWFWVSFKSGEMSSNAGGLIIWPAKLVVLLGFALLLLQAFSEIIKRYAVIAGYIDDPRETVLSDSETETHGTAGN; this is translated from the coding sequence GTGAAAATTTTTTTGGGAATCAGCCGGGCCGTTGATACGGTCACCACGGTTATCGGTCAGTCTGTGTCCTGGTTGTTGCTGGCAGCCGTCCTGATCAGCGCCACCAATGCCGTCGTGCGCAAGATGTTCGACATGTCGTCAAACGCATGGCTCGAGGTGCAATGGTATCTCTACGGCACCGTTTTCATGCTGGCGGCGGCTTACGCGCTTCTGAAAAACGAACATGTAAGGATCGATATCCTGTCGTCCACATGGTCGAAGCGCACGCGCGACATCGTCGATTTCGTGCTTCACATCATTTTCCTCGTCCCATTTGCCGGATTGATGACCTATCTGGCATGGCCGTGGTTCTGGGTCTCCTTCAAATCCGGAGAAATGTCGTCCAACGCCGGCGGGCTGATCATCTGGCCCGCAAAACTTGTTGTCCTGCTGGGCTTTGCTCTGCTTCTGCTTCAGGCGTTTTCGGAAATCATCAAGCGATATGCAGTGATTGCGGGATATATTGATGATCCCCGCGAAACGGTGCTGTCCGATTCCGAAACAGAAACCCACGGCACGGCAGGGAACTGA
- a CDS encoding TRAP transporter large permease — MIDLIAHNLPLVMFSSVMLMLLLGYPVAFTLAAGGLIYFALGVELSWISPEIRLFWPLLQSHPERIYGIMYNDTLLSIPFFTFMGIILERSRMAEDLLDTIGQLFGPIRGGLAYAVILVGALLGATTGVVAASVMAMGLISLPIMMRYGYNRPLVAGTIAASGTLAQIVPPSLVLIVMADQLGRSVGDMYVGALYPALLIVATYCAYIFAISIFKPALVPALPKEARTLGNGVTSLLVMIALSVALYFLGMHVLFSGITSPEWRLVTALAFAVFAVYLVAIFNSAASKKVISRLAEQVIIVLVPPLALIFLVLGTIFLGIATPTEGGAMGATGALILALAKGRLSLAIVKNALDATTKLSAFVMMILIGARVFGLTFYGINGNVWIEELLLALPGGEYGFLIVVTIIIFILGCFLDFFEIAFIMVPLLAPVADKLGIDLVWFGIILGINLQTSFLTPPFGFSLFFLRSIAPNSTWVDKVTGKKMPGVKTTEIYKGVFPYIVIQFVMILVVIAFPGLVLTYKSGHTSVDPSTIKIEIPGGPGSNGLSLPPLGGGAQQQPSMGLPPLNLGGPAPAPSGQENQAPAAPPALGLPPLNLGEPQPQQPAPTQPDLSQPPKIGP; from the coding sequence ATGATAGACTTGATTGCGCACAACCTGCCGCTGGTCATGTTCAGCAGCGTGATGCTGATGCTGTTGCTCGGTTATCCCGTTGCCTTCACCCTGGCCGCCGGCGGCCTCATCTATTTCGCTCTGGGCGTGGAGCTATCGTGGATTTCTCCGGAAATCCGCCTCTTCTGGCCATTATTGCAATCTCATCCGGAACGCATCTACGGGATCATGTATAATGATACCCTGTTGTCGATCCCATTTTTCACCTTCATGGGCATCATTCTCGAGCGTTCCCGCATGGCGGAGGATCTTCTCGATACGATAGGCCAGCTTTTCGGTCCGATCCGTGGCGGCCTCGCCTATGCGGTCATTCTCGTTGGCGCGTTGCTCGGCGCCACCACCGGCGTCGTGGCGGCTTCCGTCATGGCGATGGGCCTTATCTCGCTGCCGATCATGATGCGTTACGGCTATAACCGTCCGCTCGTCGCGGGCACGATCGCCGCCTCCGGAACACTGGCCCAGATCGTCCCGCCGTCTCTCGTCCTGATCGTCATGGCGGACCAGCTCGGCCGTTCGGTCGGTGACATGTATGTCGGCGCACTCTACCCCGCGCTTTTGATCGTCGCGACCTATTGCGCCTACATCTTCGCCATTTCAATTTTCAAACCAGCGCTCGTGCCCGCGCTTCCAAAGGAAGCCCGCACTCTCGGAAACGGCGTTACTTCGCTGCTGGTGATGATCGCACTTTCAGTGGCGCTTTATTTCCTCGGCATGCATGTGCTCTTCAGCGGCATAACAAGCCCGGAATGGCGGCTCGTCACGGCGCTCGCCTTCGCCGTATTTGCGGTTTATCTCGTTGCTATTTTTAATAGCGCCGCCAGCAAGAAGGTCATTTCTCGTCTCGCCGAACAGGTCATCATCGTTCTGGTGCCGCCACTGGCACTCATATTCCTGGTCCTCGGCACCATCTTCCTCGGCATTGCCACGCCGACCGAAGGCGGCGCGATGGGCGCAACCGGCGCGCTTATCCTCGCGCTCGCCAAAGGCAGACTTTCCCTTGCGATCGTCAAGAATGCGCTGGATGCAACGACGAAGCTTTCCGCCTTCGTCATGATGATCCTCATCGGCGCCCGCGTTTTCGGCCTGACCTTCTATGGCATCAACGGCAATGTCTGGATTGAGGAATTGCTGCTTGCCCTGCCCGGTGGGGAATACGGCTTCCTGATCGTTGTCACGATCATCATTTTCATTCTGGGCTGCTTTCTCGACTTCTTTGAAATCGCCTTCATCATGGTGCCGTTGCTCGCCCCGGTAGCCGACAAGCTCGGGATCGATCTCGTCTGGTTCGGCATCATTCTCGGCATCAACCTGCAAACCTCGTTCCTGACCCCGCCCTTCGGCTTTTCGCTTTTCTTCCTGCGCTCAATCGCGCCCAACTCCACCTGGGTGGACAAGGTAACGGGCAAAAAAATGCCCGGCGTGAAAACAACGGAAATATACAAGGGTGTATTCCCCTACATCGTCATCCAGTTTGTGATGATCCTGGTCGTCATCGCATTCCCCGGTTTGGTCCTGACGTACAAGAGTGGCCACACCAGCGTTGATCCCAGCACCATCAAGATCGAGATACCCGGCGGGCCGGGAAGCAACGGCCTGTCATTGCCTCCGCTCGGCGGCGGTGCTCAGCAACAGCCATCCATGGGTCTGCCGCCGCTCAACCTCGGCGGGCCGGCTCCAGCCCCATCCGGCCAGGAGAACCAGGCT